A segment of the Lycium ferocissimum isolate CSIRO_LF1 chromosome 5, AGI_CSIRO_Lferr_CH_V1, whole genome shotgun sequence genome:
GAGTCACCGCATAAGCACAGAGGAGAACATCCAAAGCAATTCATCTTCACCTTCTCGTTCATCGAGTGCGCTAGAGGAACAAAATAGTTTTACAGAAGATGATATGAAGCCAAAAAGAACAGGTACAAGGGCTAGGATGCATGGTTTGCGGAAAAAAATGGGGGAAAAGCTTGAAGAGAAGAAGCGGCACATAGAAGAGAAGGGAAGACACTTAGTGGGAAGGATGAGAAGCCACAAGGATTATTCGTAAAGATGCAGTTTCCTCAGTCCAAGTTTTGATTGCAAAAGGGAAAACACAGGCCAGTGTGTTCAAAGGCTGTTTCTGTTAGGCTATGCACAAGTTCCACTCACATTAATTCAAGTAGCTGATGAAATATTGCTCCATACTCAAGTCTTGTGGCCTGATCCCTTTGGAGAGGTTCTCTTCTCAGTTGTAAAAGTAAAAGATCATAACCCAATAGGAACCCATTTCAGGTACAGCCACATAGTTAATTTAATCTTCTTCGTCTTGCTAAATCGATGAATATATACACTTCTACCAACTCAAATTTATTTGACAAAAATGGTCTGTTAAATGCCAATGCCTGAGGCAACCCATGTTTGCACTTGCAGTCTAGGCAGTAGGCAGATAGAATTGGTAGATACAAAAAGGTCACCAAAGAAACACGTAACAATTGGAATGCAAGATTATCACTTTCTTTAGCAGTAAAAGGAGCACATCCTTGTTGCACTTTCATAAAGTCGagttttggtttgatttgatttaccTCTTTTTATTAAGTTATAACAAATAGCTAAGAAAAAGCTGAAAATATTTCAACACTACGCTAGTGaacttttttaactttttgcTTACTAGACAAAATTGAAAGAGCTTAGATTTAGGGAATATCTTACCCTATCCtccaaaatgagaaaaaaaaaattacagctGCGATCACTCATTTGCTGAAAAACTCAAAAACCGTTTTACCACATCAAACAGTCAACTGCACAAAAAGAAGCCCGTAGACTATTTCAGAACCAACAGAACTTGTTTTAACAGAGCTATTAAAATGAAAGGGGGCTTGGGTGGGGAATCGGGTCCTTGAGAAAAGAAGGTTGCACTAAAAAAGACATGCTACAaatgattaaaaataatttcgtaCATCACCAAgtccaaaatttttataaattgcaTTGTGAACAAAACCGTCTGTTAAAAAACCTCAAATATCtaatttttaaccaaaaagaACTTTCTAAGGGAATCAAGTTCATTCCCAGCCAGTAGCAGCTGGAGCAGGGATCCCTTCCGGTACAGCAACTGGTGCAACTGGTGCAGGAGGAGCAGATGCGGCATCCCAACCTCCCTCAACAACTGAAAAATATGGACAAAGTATGGCGTTATATGTAGAAGAGAAAAAAGTACATGAAATCAGCAGATCTCAGAAACAAGGCAAATCCCAAACACTAACATAAACCAGATTCcagctttttcaaaaaaaaaaaaaaacaaaaaaaaacaaacacaaGATGCATTGGCAAAATAGAACACAAAAATAAGATGTAAGAATACAGTGCCAAGATATTCAGAGCTCCTGCATCCACAGATTTAAATAACTAATTCCAGAAAACATGGCACTAACCTGCGTCTCCAGACCAACCACCAGTAGCTACGGGAACAGATGTTGCGGCATCTGCAGACCATTGAGCATCAGGGATTTGGCTGCTAGTCCAATCACCACCAAGGGCACCAGCCCCATATTCTGCATAATCTGCAATAGCAGGTGTTTCCTCTTCTTGTGGATCCTTTGCCTCTTCAGGCTCTCTGTAGAAGAAGAGATCCACCTATAGAAGAACGAAATTAAGTATGAGAATGATAAAATGTTCAACCGCTACAAGATACACACTCAACACATATCTAAATTCTGGGAACGCCAATTGAATATTGTACTTGAATTAATTATTCAAACTTCAAAAGAGCAATTAAAACCATTATAGCAGCTAGGgaaaaaattatgagtctaaGAGATGGAAATCCTTCCAGATAACTTTTACCATGACATCCCACTTGTGTCCCTGAGCAATGGTACCGCGCATCTGCAATACCATCCTTCCTAAGATCCAAAAAAGAACACCAATGCTGTGCTTTCCCTTGTTATTGGCAGGGATACCGATGTCAACATAGCGCATTGGTGAATCGGTGTCACAGAAAGCAATGGTTGGGATGTTTCCAAGTGCAGCTTCCTTGATAGGCTACAAAAGATTCAAAATTGGTTATAAATTTTCCACAAGCCGAAAGGGAAACAAGAGATGTTACATAAATCAGTATCAACCTGGTGATCAGTTCTTGGGTCAGTGAGAATGAGAAGTCGTGGCTCGCTGTATGAAGTCTGAAGCTGATTGGTAAAAGTACCAGGGGTGTGACGGCCAGCAATGGCATGTGCACCGGTATACTGTGCAAACTTCAAGACAGCTCTCTGTCCATAGGGCCTGGCAGATTGCACAATAATGTCCTGAGGATTCTCAATAGCAACAATAACTCTTGCAGCCATTTGCAGCTTTTCCCATGTCTTTCCAAGGTTAATAATGTAGATACCTAAGAATAAAGGATCAGCCAAGATACAAAGATAGATTGCTAACCTAATGATACATTACTTAgcaaatactccctctgttgcATAATACTTGTCAATTGTCATGTTCATTTTTCAAGAGTCAAATt
Coding sequences within it:
- the LOC132056107 gene encoding small ribosomal subunit protein uS2-like yields the protein MAAPTQQARTMSTKEADIQMMLAAEVHLGTKNCDFQMERYVFKRRNDGIYIINLGKTWEKLQMAARVIVAIENPQDIIVQSARPYGQRAVLKFAQYTGAHAIAGRHTPGTFTNQLQTSYSEPRLLILTDPRTDHQPIKEAALGNIPTIAFCDTDSPMRYVDIGIPANNKGKHSIGVLFWILGRMVLQMRGTIAQGHKWDVMVDLFFYREPEEAKDPQEEETPAIADYAEYGAGALGGDWTSSQIPDAQWSADAATSVPVATGGWSGDAVVEGGWDAASAPPAPVAPVAVPEGIPAPAATGWE